The genomic interval CTGattaagaacaaacaaaattaaacgtACTGAGAAAGGTGatacaaaacatttgtcaaaatgttatattttgcataaaattgcTTGGGTGTTGCAGTATTAAACTATAAATAGTATTGATAAAATATTGGTCTCTTAATGAGATGCTGATAATGccattaaaacaaacagttttaatatttatacataCGTTACTTACAATAAATGTATAATATATTTACTTCTGAAATGTCTTACTGTAAACATGAAAATGACCCACCTGGATTCTTTGACGTTTTTCTCCTCCTAGATACAGCTGTAAAATTGTTCCTCATCTGgtaaatagtaaaacaaaaaacatcaggGGATGTATTTATGTGAAATGTTGAAACAAAAGTCCAAGTGGTTTTTGCATGTTGCAAACAAATTAGCCGTCAGTCATTCTTTTCTGAATGAGTTATCGCTGTAGGAAAATTACACAATTAAAATATCAGTTTACATGTGAGAGCAGGACTGTACCAAACAAACacgcacaaaaacacaaactgtcataaaactcaacatttgacttatttataaattattgcaATAGAAATACAgcccaaaaaaaggaaaaatcacaaaaaaggtCTTACTTAttgcaacaaaatacaaatactgagcagcacaaaaaacacaaacactttacaTTAATAATTAGCTAActattctaaatatattttgtttggtgTAAGCAGGTGAAggatttgtatttatgttttgtgttaCAAGCAGTACTGACTCATTTTGATTAACAACCTAACTTTACAGCATGTATATCAAACTTTAAGTTTTGTAAATTCACACTAACATGATTGCCATGATGCCGGCGACACCCTGATGTAAAACTGGAGAAAACCTCAGACAAACAAGCTGTGTTATAAAGGCAGAAGTAGTGGAAAAGTCAGCTCTAAGCAAAGACGAAAAGGTACTTTCTATAATCAATCTATTACGAGACAAGTCAAAATCTATTAgaaatcaataaattttttttttaataccacggtgtttaatcttatttaaaagTATGTATACCTATAAGTATGTGTACCTCAATACAGACGCCATTGATGTCTGTATTGATGTCCACACTCCTTACCGGctggtggcggtaatgctaaCCTATCGTTTTTTTTACCAACCgccaataaaactgaaaagaagaagaagaagaattcaaCCCAttacccaaaacattttatgagtCATTTTTGCCTTATCAGTCAAAAACTGAGGTAAAAACAACAGGCAAGGGAAAATTTTCAACGAGTCCTTCATCAGGTCTTTAAGGTTATTTGCGGGAAACAACCTAGAAACCATCGTTAGAGACCAAATCTTTCTCAGCCAGAGGAACAATGGgggagacaaagaaaaactggatGCGTGAAAGCTGGTGGGACGCATTTTTGTACAGGAAAAAGTAGGCGAGTAATGACTTAAATGATACCAGGTTGGGAAAATCTGCCTTCaggaaatgcttaaaaataagcATTAGCATGAAAAGgtgcataaatataaataccTCCGTATGTTTTCTTGCTGCCTTATCTATGAAATTTacacacataaaatcaaacactttgatttgaCTATCATACAGTGTctttatgacaaaaacaaaataaaattgaaaaaaatgggACGTGTACCTCAATGTGGTAGTTGCCGCATTTTCATTCAGCTGGACATGGAGTGGGCTGCAGACCTTCATCCATTTCGTGCATTATTTCAGACtccgtttgttttttttaaatgtaataaattgtatttcCCCCTCTAAATGCTCTGGGTACCGGCTCTGGGGTTGCATGTTCCCCACTAACAATGATTTTACCATGATTCCCTATTATTTTCCTCGCAAATGACGTGTTAGCATTAATGAACACCGGCTATGTTTACGGAAGTTCAGTTTCTCTAAATAAGGGGCGTGTACTTCCGGACAAATTAGTACCGACTGCTGATTGGTCCGTTGCTGAAAACCGCCTAAAATGATTAACAGCtgcaatatatttaaaatttcttaaatcattccctgttttttctctttaaaagtgCGTATTTCTGAAAAGAAGCGGTTGATATAAATGATATGCACTGATTGGAatattgttcatatttttttaaattaaaaaaatggctCCTAATTGGTTTAGGGAACACTTAAAATGAGTATGGATATTGTTATTGTCACCAGTGAGGCGATTACCAGCAGAAACCACTGGGTGGCAGTGTGGTCTATTCTCAAACAGGTTTTCACTCTTGACCAAGGTTAAAGAAagtgatggaaataaaaaagtaaatctctttcttcatttaaaataaatgtcaaaatcttTCTGATGAAGTGATATTTTATAGAATAAGCTGataatttgtttacttttatgtATTTGAAATAGGATGTCCGTAACAGCCTTCTGAGTGAGTTGAACAGgtgtttttactttgtgtgaAAATGGGGCAGATataagtttatatttatttctgctccattttatgtgtaacttctttttttgttacataaacTATTCATAtttaccatatatatatatatatatataaatatatataatctgCTGCATTGATAGTATtactttacagaaaacaaaatgtttttagtttgaatCTGTATAAATCTGCAGTAAACTGATggacattttattctttatagaaaatgctttttgttgctccaacttttcaaaatcagcTTAAAGTTCAACAAATAACTTctagaattttacatttttaggcCGCATTTCAAAAGCATATAAGTAGATTGAAGGGTTTTAATTTTGTCACATAGGACCAGATTGAGTTAAAATTTGCTTTCCCTGAATTTATTACATgcatctgtatatatatatatatatacatttatttaatggatTTACATTGAAATGTCAACCACAGTGTTACGTGTCATAATCTCCTTCctcatttaaactgaaatatgaccCTATATTTGACTGGAAGCAAGCAGGTGGACGGATCATTGTGACcagtttgttttgcattttaccATTTTGGTAGCTAATTTCTCTAagcaaattttcattttggccTCTCTGGTTTCAGGGTAACCGGAGTACAAATCAACGACTAGAGATGAGACGTTTGTGCAAAGATTCACTGGCAGGATAAACTTGTGcaatctgtcttttctttttccaatatCTGATTTTCATAGAAAACTTCAGTAAATTTTACTTATTATTACATTAGTCTGTTTGAAGTTATTCCAGATACCATTTGGGTTTTTCGGTCAGTAGCAGAAAAGTGACAACAATTTTATATATAGGAGGTAAAATAAGATGAAATCAGtcctaaaatatatttatggtcatttaaaaaaaggaagcaattATTGATACTTATTGACGTGGTTTATGTCTGTGATACGTTTGTATTTCTAATAGATTTAGATCAGATTTGTTGGAATAAATTGCATCTTTATGACAGcttgtcagaaaaacaactttaggCAATTGcccaaaatcttaaaaaaaaataatcagaacattttctttactttagaTGCTTTTCTACactcatcttgtttttttttacaaccacttctttttttctcttttgtctgtttttatcacTCTTTATTTCTGAATACTTTCACAAAGTAGAAATTAAGTGGAATAACctttatagataaaaataaaaataatgtccCAGAGTTATTCCTGTATAAGTTTGCTcctcatttgtttaaaaaaagagttgagatttgcaatgtttttatatctgctgggtttttatttcagtacatTCACCCCAGTTTTtatgaaagaagagaaaacaggagtgatcagattaaaaagaagaagaagaaacttgcAAACATTATCTGCTTGTTACAGACTTACTGTAGCAgagaaagaataaattaaaatgaaataaaagattttcctttaaatattactttagcAGTGCTAGGTTTACCTTTACATTAAAGCTCATTTCCCAAATTTGTTGTGATCCAGCCACATTTGAGTGGATTATTATGGTGAACATTGTAGATTgcaccaaaaaacacaaaatcctaccaagtatatTTGGTCCaatgttttgtgtaaatatcttagtacacctgaaataagacaaagataacttagaagtaacttttctgcaagataagagcttgttttaagtcaataattcctaaatattcactagtttcactggcagattatttcccttatGATGTGTGGAATAATTTGCTGGTGGAAATagtactttttatcaatatttagcAATTATTGATCGAagacaagctcctatatttctgctgaaaagttagttttgtctttttttccaagtgTGCTAGTATATTTTtactagaaattagacaaaaataatctgacttTGTGTGATGCAGCCTGGTCTTCACATGCTCTGAAGTGGGCTTTAATAAAGGTCActttattttgttgacttttgatTTCCATCCATGTTTTTCTTGCAACACATCACCTTTCCTGTTCTGTGCAGAAACAGCAGAGGCAACACTAAACTGCTGGGCAAATAAAACCAGAAGCAGCTTGTCATGATTAAACAGTAGTAATTTGCCTTCGACATATAAAATGTTGTCCTAGTTAGACCCCAAGTGAACCTCAACACCAGCACTCCAAGAATGGCCATGATGGTATAAAACGCCCTCTTCTTCAGCTGGTCCACCTTCTCCTTGTCGCTGCTTTGGTCCCCTGGACCCGGACGGATCAGAACACACAGAACCGACAGGCTGCAGAAAGAGACGATGACTATGGCTATGATCAGGAGGCACGAATCCATGATGGTGAACAAGTTTTCCTCCAACAGCAAACCCATCCCCAAGATGCTGAGCACCCAGCCGCAGCCGACGCTCAGATTTCTGACCATGATCCCTCTTGCGCTCTTTGAGCTGAGGTAGAGGACGGGATGAACGACGGCCAGGTAGCGCTCCACACACGTCAGGACGTGGAAAAACGCCTCGCCAAGCAAGATCAAGCAGGCAGGAACCAGTCCCAACGCCAACGTGTTCAAATCCTCCATGTAAATACCACAACAGGAGATCACGCACCCGGTGACGCCGAGCAGCTCCATGGCGACCACGTTGTACGTGAAGAAGTCAGAGTGGCTCATCGGCACCGTCGAGGGGCTGGAGCAGATTTTCCTCCAGTGTTGGAAACCCTGGAAGAGGATGAGGATGCAGAGAGGAAACATGACAACGGTGTAGGTCAGGATGAAGCCGGTGAAGATGAGGGAGCTCGGTTTCAGGACGAAGCAGTGCATGAATATTGGGAACGAGAAGTTGACCGAGGCACTTTCACCAAAAATATCATTGATGGAGGACGAGTCGTTGGAAGACATGTCtgaaacagaaagataaaagatTTGGATTCAAAAGTAAATAACTATTAAGCTCAAAGCATTTAACTTGTTGAAGTCCAGACCACACAAGATCGTCAAACCCGAAACTAACTCAAAATAATCCCAGAGAACcagagttataagagttttgaCTTTTCCATAAGAgtttagttttactttgttGTGACTTCAGTTAGTTTCAGTTagttttttcagtgtgtttgcCAGTTTTTGATTAGTTatagtagttttagtttttaaggtactcaacagaagatactgttttaaaaaatatatgcaactTTTGTTGAACAACCAAGATGAAGTGCCGTATTTTGCCGACAGCTGACGTAAACTGGTtgtgtgtggaaaaaataataaacacaggatatagttccagttagttaCAGTGTTTTGCCAATtagttacagtttttatttgtttcagttggcgaaaatgttttctcaatttcagttttcattatttcattagcTTTAGTTAACTTTAATAACCTTTTAGTGGTTCTCTGGTACTTAATAGCAGAAGTGGGCAAAGTGCACAAAAACTGTACtcactcaagtaaaattaaacGGTAgacatccaagaaattactcaagtaggAGTAAGAGTATTTGGTGAAAAGGTTAGATAATTTGATTCAATATTTAGAAGTTAGTAGTAAATGTGTAAACTCTGGTGATATGAAGCCAAATAAAAGTCATCAGACAAACGATTCAAGCAGAACACAGTGACCAGGTTGAGCATGACAGCAGAGGAAATATTGAAATATCTGTGAACCCACCTGATCTGTGGCGTTTATTCTGGTCGCTCTTCTTGGTACTGACAGCTGCAGACTGAAGACGGATGAAGCGTCCAGTGTTGCAAAACctcagtatgtgtgtgtgtgtgtgtgtgtgtttcccagGAAATCAAATGAAGGTCGAGTGGTTTTGCatgttgcaaattaaatatctggtttATCTTTTTGTACAGTTCATTTCTTCATTCAAATGTTCTTGTTGCTCTTACGTGAGAGTGTAAACAAATAGTGAAAGGGCAAaccttatttatttactgttttgaaTTACTATAGATTTGTTTGTTCTCTCATAGAGAATCCAGTAAGTCAATATAATCACATCATGACTGGCTTTGCTTTGAAATAAAGCTTTCAAATGTGGTGCAATccaagattttattgtttttaagccTGTTTGGTCGTGGAAAACGGTCACAATTTAGAAAACCATAAATATACTAATCTTATTGATTCTCAAACCCaaattgtgagtaaaataactttctttaagcatatttttttatcagcaaaGGTTATTTTATATCGTTTTAACCATTTGTCCTTTGCTTTACAGAGTTAAGGGTTGATATTTAGAGTGGAAACAATATCACACTGCCTGTTACAAAACTAAATCTGCTCAAGATTGCTGGGTTTTTTCCTGGCGCAGAATCAGGAAGAGGATTGATACTTGAGCCAAAGAAAAACGAAATGGCAACATAAACATTAGGCAGCTGGGAAATCATCTAGTTTAAACTGATCATTTATGCACTCAGTCATTTGATCCCTAGGTAACAAATCGTCGAGAAACATGATCATTTGGACAAATCTAAATGACAAATTTCTATAGAGAATGAGCAGAGCATTTAAATAAGCTGTGCAActgaaagatgttttgtttattcaaaacCTACCAAAAGCTAAAATATATGGGAAAATCcctaaaaaacaaatcactaataaaaacagacaaaaacaaccagagaATCTGAAACTGAGTAAGAAAACCAAAGAGTGACGTCAGACTGAGGAAACGACTTTCTAGATGAGAAGTTGGAATTTCAACATGGCGACGcccataaacatgttttgaagtTTCTCTTACAAACTTcattttaagctttactttCCATAAGCAAACACCAGTTTCAATTTATTCTGTTTAGAGTTAGAGGCAATACAAGTAACATTTATGTTAGAAGCACTGCTAtaatgttgtctttttaaaataacttttaaaaatcccaCCATAGTCTATCGCTGTTGTTTTaaggagcggccatattgaaacgcAAGAGGCTGTAGTTTCCCAGTTGGAAATCTGGCTTCAGAGGGCATTCCAGTTGATTTATATGACTGGGAAGTCTGAATTTTCCAGTTCAGAGGACAACTGGAACGCATCATAAGACACTGAAAGAATCTGTTGAAAACTTTCAGCTGTAAGACAGTCTGAAGAAAACACTATGAAACgtaagaaaacacagaaaccttaaaaagaacaaagcttGAATCAAGGGGTGACagagaaatataaaatcagGAATTATGATCTATTAAGATAAAATGCAGCTAAAGACTGAAGCTCAGAGTGGAACATAAATCCATATACGAGACACTAAAGTAAGGTAAGAGctcaaaaaatatcaaaactttaccaagcaaaacataaaaccaaagtttcaaagtcataattttatttcactgagCATTAAATACAATGATCATTCTAcacaaaatacttaaattaaTATGTGCAAATACCAAACAATGAGACTTTATAGCTTTGACCATTTCTTTAAACCAAACCTTTCGACCAGATGTAACAATGCATTACTTTTATTACGATTAAAAATGTATTCGCAGAGCTTCGTTTACTTAATGAAGGATCCTCATGTCAGTGTTCATGCTGCCATCCAGTGGACacaaaaccaaattaaatgttgtagtGATTTTGTAATGttgatgtgaaatatttctacTATTTTCAACATCtatgtcattttatttgataagtTTCTCTTTTCCTGACTGCTTTTCATTTCCACAGCCGACAAACATTCCTGCTCtgtgtaaaaacagaagaggTAAAACCAGAGAGCTGGGCACGTTGAACCAGACACAAACAGCCAGTAAAACACAATCACTCTGGGATCCTCTCATGAAAATGATCTCCCAAACAAAATTCCAAGCGAATCTCACAACCAGAACTCCCAGTATGGTGGAAATCATGCAGAAAGCTCTTTGCTTTAACTGGGCAGCCGCTTCCCTGCCTTCACCTGGTTCTCCTGGTCCTGGACGAATCAGAACCCGGAGAACAGAAACACTGCAGAGGATAAGGACCGCTAAAGACGATAGCAAGATGCAGAAATCCCAGATGTAAAAGAAggtcgtcatcatcatcacactCATCCCAGCTGCGCTGAGCATCCAGGCGCAGCCGATGCCGACGTTCCTGATCCTGATCCCGCGCTCGTTTTTCAGTCTCAAATAGACGATGGGATGAACCACAGCCAGGTGGCGCTCCAGACACGTCAGGacgtgaaaaaaaatctgcccaAACCAAGTGAGGGAAGTAAAAAAATCCCCAATACGTATGATATAGACATCGCCTCTGAGGATGCCAGCTAAGTTGAGGCTGTAGCCGAAGACGCCGAGTATCTCCATGGCGACCATGTGGTAGGTGAAGCAGTCAGAGTGACTGATTGCTGCTGTGGAGGTGGAGCGTCTCTGCAGCCACTGCTGGACACCATGATGAAGGATGAAGACCGACAGGGGCAGcatgaggatgatgatgttgatgtcGATGCCGATGAAGATGAAGGAGCTGGGAGTCGTCATGAGGCATTGGAAGAAAACACTAAAGGAAGAGTTGTCTGATGGGAGCGCAGGAACGGAGGTGTTGGAGGAGGAATGGTTCACCAACATGTCTGTGGAAGAGAAGCAGCTGGAGTTAATGaaatgagatttattttaagttattttaaagacatGACGTCTCCACCAACACCAGCAGCTCTGTCTCTGAAAACATACAGATTCTACAGTAACTTCATGCTAAATGTTCATGtagtaacacaaaaataactacTGATTATTGATTCTTGATTACTGTCAGTTTAAACCCTCTTGATTTTAAACCATTACTGTATTTCAGGGATGATCAAAGTGCGACCCGGGGGCCATTTATGGCCCTTGAAATTATTCTGTGTGGCCCTCAATTCAATgatacactgttagactttttattgtaattttacagtaccttactggcaacactgttgccagtaagttactgtagaatggtaattacagtaacttactggcaacagtgttgccagtaagttgccagcaaggtactgtaattaccattctacagtaccttactggcaacagtgttgccagtaaggtactgtaatcaccattctacagtaacttactggcaacttactggcaacagtgttgccagtaagttactgtaatcaccattctacagtaacttactggcaacttactggcaacagtgttgcctgtaagttactgtaatcaccattctacggtaacttactggcaacttactggcaacagtgttgccagtaagttactgtaatcaccattctacagtaacttactggcaacttactggcaacagtgttgccagtaagttactgtaattaccattctacggtacctttactgtcatgatatttcacagttaatttttactgtgagtgtgatttgcagttataactgctttactgtaaatgtagtttatagcataaaactgtaaatgtattttatagtaaagctggtctactgtaaacttgtttcacaacataatgtcagttttactgtaaattaaagtttacattttttaatacaagaatattttaccataaaccgaaaagtttcacaaaagaaattttagtccaagtactgtgaataaaaacaggtatttattttcagcagatttgttgaaataaaatccatttatatattcgcaatgtcataaagaacaatgtcgcaatacaatataatgtgctataaaacaacaaaaccatagaacacactacaggtcatgtcaatattttttatggcacatgtatgtagcaacatgaacatgtgtgcatcaagtaccagccataaactattaaagactgacttttaaaaaatatatagaatatacttcatttaaaaaaccagcagaggctgcattgtcagaaagcaggtAACAGAagcttaaatgtgcactgttacacaatacatcacaataacagtgcaagtgtgataatgtactatatggtaggcattcatatcaataaatattgttatatcagatgcatttcctacattagaagaacttttattccatttgtcaaacaaaatcagtgagatccatcttgtggaagctgaactgtaaagaataagacagaaaatgtgggaggtcatgagatggtcaggaagttatctacattttcaaatcaacaggaaggctgacaaattaaactgaagtgacaatgtccaaatgcataaaatcattggcataaagcagcattaagttgataatttctttaaaaaaaaaaatcaattacactgaagtgataatagaagctgcataaagaatgagcaggactggcttcacttcaggtttttggattgtttatggcaaaagcagtcagtcagtcttcactaattcaaacgattacgtactgtattgagaccctgcaaatgtccccaaggagacgatgaagtacaacatgtcataacaatctttttagtcattttgttggtgctgatggattactgcaaaggtgtgcctaataaactgaaaactgcatagtataaaaaaaacacctcaattaaacgactacacacttaaacatttctgtgatttagtaagagatgcagcgacatccactttttaccacggacacagaaaagatgcaggctactctaaagggctattgtgtaggaatcacatgccatttataaataatcattaaaatcatattaaaaagcctaaagtaaagtcagaacatgcaagataggaggaaaagacaataat from Gambusia affinis linkage group LG18, SWU_Gaff_1.0, whole genome shotgun sequence carries:
- the LOC122820305 gene encoding uncharacterized protein LOC122820305 — encoded protein: MLVNHSSSNTSVPALPSDNSSFSVFFQCLMTTPSSFIFIGIDINIIILMLPLSVFILHHGVQQWLQRRSTSTAAISHSDCFTYHMVAMEILGVFGYSLNLAGILRGDVYIIRIGDFFTSLTWFGQIFFHVLTCLERHLAVVHPIVYLRLKNERGIRIRNVGIGCAWMLSAAGMSVMMMTTFFYIWDFCILLSSLAVLILCSVSVLRVLIRPGPGEPGEGREAAAQLKQRAFCMISTILGVLVVRFAWNFVWEIIFMRGSQSDCVLLAVCVWFNVPSSLVLPLLFLHRAGMFVGCGNEKQSGKEKLIK